One region of Desmodus rotundus isolate HL8 chromosome 11, HLdesRot8A.1, whole genome shotgun sequence genomic DNA includes:
- the DEFB113 gene encoding beta-defensin 113: MKILCIFLIFVFTASCGPSVSQKKTRERTRERTKEIAERETECFLVRGVCKTSCNSWEYTYNYCNKKPCCVLRDYRKPNTKHVTTAAYTRAVSSSTTLHSTVL; encoded by the exons ATGAAGatactttgtattttcctgatctTTGTCTTTACTGCGTCTTGTGGTCCATCAG tttcacagaagaaaacaagagaaagaacaagagaaagaacaaaagaaattgcAGAGAGAGAAACGGAGTGTTTCCTTGTCCGTGGTGTTTGCAAGACTTCGTGCAACAGCTGGGAATACACGTATAATTACTGCAACAAAAAGCCCTGCTGTGTTCTGCGGGACTACAGAAAGCCCAACACTAAACACGTCACTACTGCAGCTTATACACGCGCAGTTTCTAGTTCTACTACACTACACAGTACTGTGTTGTAA